From one bacterium Scap17 genomic stretch:
- the gloB gene encoding hydroxyacylglutathione hydrolase, with amino-acid sequence MMSVTPIAAFQDNYIWLIQSDDNPRVAVVDPGDARPVMETLESRGLTLDTILITHHHQDHTGGLPELIERYQPRVVGPHNPAIHGIDERVGDGDSFRLQGRLFEVMEVPGHTLDHIAFVSSGMPGLLFCGDTLFSGGCGRLFEGTPEQMHHSLSRLAALPEETLVFPAHEYTLANLAFARAAEPNNPTRDTLNAECEQLRSLGRPTLPTLIGREKQINPFLRSDEVALQRHLEQEGRLSAPSGQEASPLAAFTALRQWKDNF; translated from the coding sequence ATGATGAGCGTAACGCCCATAGCGGCCTTTCAGGACAACTACATCTGGTTGATACAGAGCGACGACAACCCTCGCGTGGCGGTCGTCGACCCCGGTGATGCACGCCCGGTGATGGAGACCCTGGAGTCCAGAGGCCTGACCCTCGACACCATCCTCATCACCCATCATCACCAGGATCACACCGGCGGCCTGCCGGAGCTGATCGAACGCTATCAGCCTCGCGTGGTTGGCCCGCACAATCCAGCCATCCACGGTATCGACGAGCGTGTCGGCGATGGCGACAGCTTCCGCCTGCAGGGACGCCTCTTCGAGGTGATGGAAGTGCCGGGCCATACCCTGGATCACATCGCCTTTGTCAGCTCCGGCATGCCGGGGTTGCTGTTCTGCGGCGACACCCTGTTCAGTGGCGGTTGCGGTCGCCTGTTTGAAGGCACGCCGGAGCAGATGCATCACTCCTTGTCGCGCTTGGCCGCCCTGCCGGAAGAGACGCTCGTCTTCCCGGCACACGAGTACACGTTGGCCAATCTGGCCTTCGCCAGAGCCGCCGAGCCGAACAATCCCACGCGAGACACCCTCAACGCAGAATGTGAACAGCTGCGCTCACTGGGCCGCCCCACGCTGCCCACCCTCATCGGCCGAGAAAAGCAGATCAATCCGTTCCTGCGCAGTGATGAGGTGGCGCTGCAACGCCACCTCGAGCAGGAAGGGCGCCTCTCGGCACCCTCGGGTCAGGAAGCTTCCCCACTGGCGGCCTTCACGGCACTGCGTCAGTGGAAGGACAACTTCTAG
- a CDS encoding class I SAM-dependent methyltransferase has protein sequence MPWGVSPRLKPRRCKMWKGPFGVNDSGADEASASLTAEERQRQHARQLSAHVRAMRAFFEGSDGQDILTAEREMLSPLFERCFGFHSLNLGPGGNDLLSLSAIRHAIQWSPEAALAESPSTLICPLTQLALPDESMDLVMLHHLLEVAPEPHRLLREAARVLRSSGCLVIVAWQPLSGEGLLRLDPRRRHITPWEGSWRTPAALRDWLAFVDFEIERIDYAGFHLPGLRLRHGWLERMGRRYNLPLGSLMLIRARRNVGYVQPLNAKRSRVAIPGVSIGQATRVHSREEHVKRESRRDLSERG, from the coding sequence ATGCCGTGGGGAGTGTCTCCCCGCCTGAAGCCCAGGAGATGCAAGATGTGGAAAGGCCCCTTTGGTGTGAATGACTCCGGTGCGGACGAGGCCAGCGCGTCCCTGACCGCCGAGGAACGCCAGCGCCAGCATGCGCGCCAATTGAGTGCCCATGTGCGCGCCATGCGCGCCTTTTTCGAGGGCTCGGATGGTCAGGACATCCTGACGGCGGAGCGCGAGATGCTGTCCCCGCTGTTCGAGCGCTGCTTCGGTTTTCACAGCCTGAACCTGGGCCCGGGCGGCAATGACCTCCTGTCACTCTCCGCCATCCGCCATGCCATCCAATGGAGTCCCGAGGCAGCGCTTGCCGAGTCGCCTTCCACCTTGATCTGCCCGCTGACGCAGCTGGCATTGCCGGACGAGAGCATGGATCTGGTCATGCTCCACCATCTGTTGGAAGTCGCGCCGGAGCCGCACCGACTGCTGCGCGAGGCGGCCCGCGTCCTGCGCTCCAGTGGCTGTCTGGTTATCGTCGCCTGGCAGCCGTTATCTGGCGAGGGGCTGCTGCGTCTGGACCCGCGCCGTCGCCACATCACTCCCTGGGAGGGTAGCTGGCGTACGCCGGCGGCCCTGCGCGATTGGCTGGCCTTTGTGGATTTCGAGATCGAGCGCATCGACTATGCCGGCTTCCACCTGCCGGGATTACGCCTGCGACACGGTTGGCTTGAACGTATGGGGCGCCGCTACAACCTGCCGCTGGGCAGCCTGATGTTGATACGGGCGCGGCGCAATGTCGGGTACGTGCAACCCTTGAATGCCAAGCGATCGCGAGTCGCCATTCCCGGTGTCTCCATCGGCCAGGCCACGCGGGTGCATTCCCGGGAGGAGCATGTGAAGCGTGAGTCACGCAGAGACCTGTCCGAGCGCGGCTAG
- the rnhA gene encoding ribonuclease HI, with translation MSQSSSTSEPQNPSAVATSESKAAPTRVVIHTDGACRGNPGPGGWGAILVSGKHRKELNGSEAQTTNNRMEMMAAVEALTALTKRCQVVLWTDSEYVKNGITKWVHGWVKRGWKTAAKQPVKNEDLWKALLAQSERHDIEWRWVKGHSGDEGNERADALANEAIDEMQHRR, from the coding sequence GTGAGCCAGAGTTCATCCACGTCCGAACCCCAGAATCCCTCCGCTGTTGCGACGTCCGAATCCAAGGCGGCGCCGACGCGCGTGGTCATCCACACCGATGGTGCCTGTCGTGGCAACCCGGGGCCGGGTGGCTGGGGCGCGATTCTGGTCAGTGGCAAGCATCGCAAGGAACTCAATGGCAGCGAGGCCCAGACGACCAACAATCGGATGGAGATGATGGCGGCGGTCGAGGCGCTCACGGCGCTCACCAAGCGCTGTCAGGTGGTGCTGTGGACCGACTCCGAATACGTCAAGAACGGCATCACCAAGTGGGTGCACGGCTGGGTCAAGCGCGGCTGGAAGACGGCAGCCAAGCAGCCGGTCAAGAATGAAGATCTGTGGAAGGCACTGCTGGCCCAGAGCGAGCGTCATGATATCGAGTGGCGCTGGGTCAAGGGTCATAGCGGCGATGAGGGCAACGAGCGCGCCGATGCGCTGGCCAACGAGGCCATCGACGAGATGCAGCACCGCCGCTGA
- the dnaQ gene encoding DNA polymerase III subunit epsilon, with protein sequence MRQIILDTETTGIDPKEGHRLIEIGAVEMINRRLTGRTYHQYVNPERLIDAEAIGVHGITDERVANEPVFAEIADAFWEFIKGAQLVIHNAPFDVGFIDHEFGLINPGRANPLGPVADHCAILDTLKLAREKHPGQRNNLDALCKRYDIDNGHRVLHGALLDAEILGDVYLAMTGGQTALGLDVIEEGDGEEGGIVGVRRLRADRPRLVTPGLSALELERHSAWCEEIRGKADECLFDRLSIDALGSLEGASLDNRGARGDDA encoded by the coding sequence ATGCGTCAGATTATTCTCGATACCGAAACGACAGGTATCGATCCGAAGGAAGGTCATCGTCTGATCGAGATCGGCGCGGTGGAGATGATCAACCGCCGCCTGACCGGACGCACCTACCATCAGTACGTCAATCCTGAGCGCTTGATCGATGCAGAAGCGATCGGGGTTCACGGCATCACCGATGAGCGAGTCGCCAACGAGCCGGTCTTCGCCGAGATTGCCGATGCCTTCTGGGAATTCATCAAGGGTGCCCAGCTGGTCATCCACAATGCGCCCTTCGATGTGGGCTTCATCGATCACGAATTCGGGCTGATCAACCCCGGGCGTGCCAACCCGCTGGGCCCGGTCGCCGATCACTGCGCCATACTCGATACCCTGAAGCTGGCCCGAGAGAAGCACCCCGGACAGCGCAACAATCTGGATGCGCTGTGCAAGCGCTACGATATCGACAACGGGCATCGCGTGCTGCACGGCGCCTTGCTGGATGCCGAGATTCTCGGCGACGTCTATCTGGCGATGACCGGTGGCCAGACGGCGCTGGGCCTGGACGTGATAGAGGAAGGCGATGGCGAGGAGGGCGGTATCGTCGGGGTTCGTCGCCTGCGTGCCGATCGCCCACGTCTGGTCACGCCCGGCTTGTCCGCGCTGGAACTTGAGCGTCACTCGGCCTGGTGTGAAGAGATTCGAGGCAAGGCGGATGAGTGCCTGTTCGATCGCCTCTCGATCGATGCCTTGGGCAGTCTTGAAGGCGCCAGTCTGGACAACCGAGGTGCCCGCGGAGACGACGCCTGA
- the nudC gene encoding NAD(+) diphosphatase has product MLIRDLSRVTQRHGYLIRVGRDGVAPAPDGGIIQPIADWPSGAVALGEWLGAPIAVFGENGSADWPTARQWLHTLPRDQFPLLSSALQVLKWLRDHRFCGRCGKRMKRLEHEFAMHCTGCQHRSYPRISPCIITLITRGREMLLARSPRFGPGMYSTLAGFIEAGESAEEAVRREVHEEVGVEVGRVSYFQSQSWPFPHSFMLGYYAEYAGGDITIDGVEIEDAQWFTPEDLPGLPPKFSISHALIDNFLRSVATGR; this is encoded by the coding sequence ATGTTGATTCGTGATCTCTCGCGTGTGACTCAGCGCCATGGTTATCTGATTCGCGTGGGACGTGATGGCGTGGCGCCTGCGCCGGATGGCGGCATCATCCAGCCTATCGCGGATTGGCCCAGCGGCGCCGTGGCCCTTGGGGAATGGCTGGGCGCACCGATTGCGGTGTTCGGTGAGAATGGCAGTGCGGATTGGCCCACCGCGCGTCAGTGGCTGCATACGCTACCACGTGATCAGTTTCCGCTGCTTTCCAGCGCGCTGCAGGTACTCAAATGGCTGCGTGACCATCGATTCTGTGGCCGTTGTGGCAAGCGCATGAAGCGTCTGGAACATGAGTTCGCCATGCACTGCACCGGTTGCCAGCATCGCAGCTACCCGCGTATCTCGCCCTGTATCATCACGCTGATCACCCGGGGTCGCGAGATGTTGCTGGCACGCAGTCCGCGCTTCGGGCCGGGCATGTATTCGACCCTGGCGGGCTTCATCGAAGCCGGTGAAAGTGCCGAGGAAGCCGTGCGGCGTGAGGTGCATGAGGAAGTCGGTGTCGAGGTCGGGCGAGTCAGCTATTTCCAGAGTCAGTCGTGGCCGTTCCCGCACTCGTTCATGCTGGGCTACTACGCGGAATATGCCGGTGGCGACATCACCATCGATGGTGTCGAGATAGAGGATGCCCAGTGGTTCACGCCGGAAGACTTGCCGGGGCTGCCCCCGAAGTTCTCTATCTCGCATGCCTTGATCGACAACTTCCTGCGCTCGGTCGCGACGGGCCGCTGA
- a CDS encoding SCP2 sterol-binding domain-containing protein, translated as MADANAVIDMLKSRFNPEAAKGMDEVFQFNITDSDDYYMVVKDGTLDVGEGEHDDPSVTLSTDSDTLKGVMKGEVDGMQAFMTGRLKATGNIMLATKLTSLFPNK; from the coding sequence ATGGCCGACGCCAACGCCGTCATCGACATGCTCAAGAGTCGTTTCAACCCCGAAGCCGCCAAGGGCATGGATGAAGTCTTTCAATTCAACATCACCGACAGCGATGACTACTACATGGTCGTCAAGGACGGTACTCTGGACGTCGGCGAGGGTGAGCACGATGATCCGTCAGTGACCCTGAGCACCGACAGCGACACCCTCAAGGGTGTGATGAAGGGCGAAGTCGACGGCATGCAGGCCTTCATGACTGGCCGCCTGAAAGCCACCGGCAACATCATGCTGGCCACCAAGCTGACGTCTCTGTTCCCGAACAAGTAA
- the sohB gene encoding protease SohB produces the protein MQWISQYGLFLAQAITVVVAIAAIVLIIARARQGEAGERQAKLKIRPWHERIKGYQRELSHAGLEEAEYAAKEKARAKKYKQEAKALKKSLKAKAKANKGGNADKDDAPASTRGRRVFVLDFVGDIKASGVESLAEQITALEGVLGEQDEVVLRLESGGGLVHAYGLAAAQLDRLRASGARLTITVDKVAASGGYMMACAADHVVAAPFAVIGSIGVVAQVPNVHRLLKKHDVDVEILTAGRYKRTLTMLGENSEEGREKFLSDLARTHELFKQHVGSRRPQLDVEAVSQGDIWYGSEAIDIGLIDEVGTSQALLARYLKEEVKIFEVSLEKPRRVMDRFGKGVTSSLDRVLDRVLERNAESRWHQQ, from the coding sequence ATGCAATGGATTTCACAGTACGGCCTCTTTCTGGCCCAGGCGATCACCGTAGTGGTCGCGATCGCGGCCATCGTGCTCATCATTGCACGTGCACGACAGGGGGAAGCGGGGGAGCGCCAAGCCAAGCTGAAGATTCGCCCCTGGCATGAGCGCATCAAGGGCTATCAGCGCGAATTGAGCCACGCCGGTCTGGAAGAGGCCGAGTACGCCGCCAAGGAGAAGGCGCGGGCCAAGAAGTACAAGCAGGAAGCCAAGGCGCTCAAGAAATCGCTCAAGGCCAAGGCGAAAGCCAACAAGGGCGGCAATGCGGACAAGGACGATGCGCCGGCCAGTACGCGTGGGCGTCGGGTCTTCGTGCTCGACTTCGTCGGCGACATCAAGGCCAGCGGTGTGGAAAGCCTGGCGGAGCAGATCACGGCACTGGAAGGCGTGCTGGGTGAGCAGGATGAGGTCGTGCTGCGACTGGAGTCCGGTGGCGGCCTTGTGCATGCCTATGGCCTGGCCGCGGCACAGCTGGACCGTCTGCGTGCCAGTGGCGCGCGCCTGACAATCACGGTCGACAAGGTCGCGGCCAGTGGCGGCTACATGATGGCCTGTGCGGCAGACCACGTGGTGGCAGCGCCCTTTGCGGTCATCGGCTCGATCGGGGTCGTGGCTCAAGTGCCCAATGTGCACCGTCTGCTCAAGAAGCATGATGTGGATGTCGAGATTCTGACGGCGGGGCGTTACAAGCGCACCTTGACCATGCTCGGCGAGAACAGTGAAGAAGGGCGTGAGAAGTTTCTGTCGGACTTGGCGCGCACCCATGAACTGTTCAAGCAGCATGTCGGCAGCCGTCGTCCGCAATTGGATGTCGAGGCAGTGTCCCAAGGCGATATCTGGTATGGCAGTGAAGCCATCGATATCGGTCTGATCGACGAGGTCGGTACCAGTCAGGCGTTGCTAGCACGCTATCTGAAGGAAGAGGTCAAGATCTTCGAGGTGAGTCTCGAGAAGCCGCGCCGCGTGATGGACCGTTTCGGCAAGGGCGTGACATCGAGTCTGGATCGTGTACTGGATCGCGTGCTGGAGCGCAATGCGGAGTCGCGCTGGCATCAGCAATAA
- a CDS encoding winged helix-turn-helix transcriptional regulator, with translation MPVSSDAITLHQAGDRVIEEATALLKAMGNENRLRILCLLSDSEMSVSELNSRLELSQSALSQHLAILRREGMVRTRRASQTIYYSLQGPNAAGVIRALQDLYK, from the coding sequence ATGCCAGTGTCCAGCGATGCCATCACCCTGCACCAGGCCGGTGACCGCGTCATCGAAGAAGCCACTGCCCTGCTCAAGGCGATGGGCAACGAGAACCGCCTGCGCATCCTGTGCCTGCTCAGCGACAGCGAAATGTCGGTGAGCGAGCTCAACTCGCGCCTGGAACTGTCGCAATCCGCGCTGTCGCAGCATCTGGCGATTCTGCGTCGTGAAGGCATGGTGCGGACGCGCCGCGCTTCTCAGACCATCTATTATTCGCTGCAAGGCCCCAACGCCGCAGGAGTCATTCGTGCCCTGCAGGATCTCTATAAATGA
- a CDS encoding propionyl-CoA synthetase: protein MPDANHSCARERYLALTARANETPEDFWAEQAQRIAWFRPPQTILAWDEQQHARWFIDGEMNICHAALDHHVANGRADQVALYWDSPVTQSKRQYTFRELRDEVALLAGALRNLGVEKGDRVVLYMPMVAEAMMAMLACARLGAVHSVVFGGFSPKELAVRIDDAAPKVIMAASCGVEVDRIIPYKPWLDEAIELAEHTPQACLILQREQQRATLGPRDHDWHECLASAQATEAVSMLGSEPLYVLYTSGTTGKPKGVVRDHAGYAVALHYSMELLYATRPGDTFMAASDIGWVVGHSYIVYGPLLMGASTVMYEGKPVKTPDAGAFWRLIEEYRINCFFTAPTAFRAMKKEDPEASHMANYDLSSLRSLFLAGERLDPPTYHWLADLLPVPVVDHWWQTETGWPIAGNLLGLDMFTEGSREVKAPVEARAGSATWPLPGFNVQILDGMGDEVPTGEQGNVVLRQPLPPGCLTGLYQDPGRFHSAYLAAYPGYYLSGDGGYFDEQGYLFVMGRIDDVINVAGHRLSTGEMEQVLGAHAAIAECAVIGIEDSLKGEMPLGLVILKDGWQGDEASLCAELAQRIREEIGAFASLKEVLVVERLPKTRSGKILRKMIRQIAAGEQYQVPSTIDDPSSLEDVREALSDAGVGQAREARSA, encoded by the coding sequence ATGCCCGACGCCAATCACTCCTGTGCACGCGAGCGTTATCTAGCTCTGACGGCAAGAGCCAACGAGACGCCAGAAGACTTCTGGGCTGAGCAGGCGCAACGCATCGCCTGGTTTCGCCCGCCACAGACCATTCTGGCCTGGGATGAGCAACAGCATGCTCGCTGGTTCATCGATGGCGAGATGAACATCTGCCATGCCGCGCTGGATCATCACGTCGCCAATGGGCGCGCGGATCAGGTCGCGTTGTACTGGGATTCGCCGGTCACCCAGAGCAAGCGGCAGTACACGTTTCGTGAGCTGCGTGATGAGGTGGCTCTGCTGGCGGGGGCGCTGCGCAATCTCGGGGTGGAGAAGGGCGACCGTGTCGTGCTCTACATGCCGATGGTCGCCGAGGCCATGATGGCGATGCTGGCCTGTGCACGTCTCGGGGCGGTGCACTCAGTGGTCTTCGGCGGCTTTTCCCCCAAGGAGCTGGCGGTACGCATCGATGACGCCGCGCCCAAGGTGATCATGGCGGCGTCCTGCGGGGTGGAAGTCGATCGCATCATTCCCTACAAGCCCTGGCTGGATGAGGCCATCGAGCTTGCCGAGCACACCCCGCAAGCCTGTCTGATCCTGCAGCGTGAACAGCAGCGGGCGACACTTGGGCCGCGCGATCATGATTGGCATGAATGTCTGGCCAGCGCCCAAGCCACTGAAGCGGTCAGCATGCTGGGCAGCGAACCTCTCTATGTCCTCTATACCTCCGGCACCACCGGCAAGCCCAAGGGGGTGGTGCGTGATCACGCCGGCTACGCCGTGGCGTTGCATTATTCAATGGAGCTTCTCTATGCGACCCGCCCCGGCGATACCTTCATGGCGGCCTCGGACATCGGCTGGGTCGTCGGCCACTCCTATATCGTCTATGGCCCGTTGCTGATGGGGGCCAGTACCGTCATGTATGAGGGCAAGCCGGTCAAGACCCCTGATGCCGGAGCCTTCTGGCGCTTGATCGAGGAATACCGCATCAACTGCTTCTTCACTGCGCCGACGGCATTTCGCGCCATGAAGAAGGAAGACCCGGAAGCCAGTCACATGGCCAATTACGACCTTTCCAGCCTGCGCAGTCTGTTCCTGGCCGGAGAGCGACTGGACCCGCCGACCTATCACTGGCTCGCCGATCTCCTGCCGGTGCCGGTCGTCGATCACTGGTGGCAGACCGAAACCGGCTGGCCCATCGCCGGCAACCTGCTGGGCCTCGACATGTTCACCGAAGGCAGCCGCGAGGTGAAGGCGCCGGTCGAGGCGCGTGCCGGAAGCGCCACCTGGCCGTTGCCGGGCTTCAATGTGCAGATTCTCGATGGCATGGGAGATGAGGTGCCCACGGGAGAGCAGGGCAATGTCGTGTTACGCCAACCGCTGCCGCCGGGCTGCCTGACCGGACTCTATCAGGATCCCGGACGTTTCCATTCTGCCTATCTTGCCGCCTACCCCGGCTATTACCTGTCCGGTGATGGCGGCTACTTCGATGAGCAGGGCTATCTGTTCGTGATGGGACGCATTGATGATGTCATCAACGTGGCGGGGCACCGTCTGTCGACGGGCGAGATGGAGCAGGTGCTTGGTGCACACGCCGCGATCGCGGAATGCGCGGTGATCGGCATCGAGGATTCGCTCAAGGGCGAGATGCCGTTGGGACTGGTGATTCTCAAGGATGGCTGGCAAGGGGATGAAGCCAGCCTGTGCGCCGAGCTTGCCCAGCGGATACGCGAGGAAATCGGGGCCTTTGCCTCGCTCAAGGAGGTGCTGGTCGTCGAGCGCCTGCCCAAGACGCGCTCAGGCAAGATACTGCGCAAGATGATCCGCCAGATCGCCGCGGGCGAGCAATACCAGGTGCCCTCGACGATAGATGATCCCTCAAGCCTGGAGGATGTGCGTGAAGCCCTGAGCGATGCTGGCGTCGGTCAGGCGCGGGAGGCACGTAGCGCATGA
- a CDS encoding Na+/H+ antiporter NhaC family protein, with product MELTSYAASPLSLLAPIIAIGLAILTRRVMLSLGLGIVSGALLLNDFSPLVTLHYLWQQLVAVFIEIPDSGQLADASLNSWNVYILLFLLALGAMVGVITLAGGTRAFGNWARARVTTRRGSQLMTVLLGVFIFIDDYFNSLAVGNICRPLTDRQGLSRARLAYLIDSTAAPVCVLTPISSWGAYIISLIAGILATHHITDVSPFGAFLELSAFNYYAIAALVLVIASAWFDINFGAMRRHAIAARDGELFDAKRGNPPGNTHVEESERGRPMDLLIPIIVLVIATFFMIVQTGASALAAEGEAFGLIRAFELTDVAKSLIIGGAIGLLAAVAMLLRHRMGAGRSLSAIAQGASSMLPAVYILVFAWLLTGIIGSLGTGQYLATLVEGVVSPTWLPMLLFVLSGLMAFATGTSWGTFGIMLPIAGDMAAATELAMMLPMMGAVLAGSVFGDHCSPISDTTILSSTGASCHHIDHVITQLPYALLGAAISLIAYLVMGVTDSTLFGWLSLASLLVISIAWLARREMADPVVART from the coding sequence ATGGAACTGACCAGCTACGCGGCGTCCCCGCTTTCGCTGCTCGCCCCGATCATAGCCATCGGTCTCGCAATACTGACACGTCGTGTCATGCTCTCCCTCGGGCTGGGTATCGTGTCAGGCGCCCTGCTGCTGAATGATTTCTCGCCGCTCGTCACGCTGCACTATCTCTGGCAGCAGCTGGTTGCCGTCTTCATCGAGATACCGGACAGCGGTCAGCTTGCCGATGCCAGCCTCAACAGCTGGAATGTCTATATCCTGCTGTTCCTGCTGGCACTGGGTGCCATGGTCGGCGTGATCACGCTGGCAGGCGGCACCCGTGCCTTCGGCAACTGGGCGCGGGCGCGAGTCACTACCCGCCGTGGCTCGCAGCTGATGACCGTGCTGCTGGGGGTATTCATCTTCATCGATGATTATTTCAATAGCCTGGCTGTGGGCAACATCTGTCGTCCACTGACCGATCGTCAGGGGCTGTCGCGCGCGCGCCTGGCCTATCTGATCGACTCCACCGCCGCGCCCGTCTGCGTGCTGACGCCGATCTCCAGCTGGGGTGCCTACATCATCAGCCTGATCGCCGGTATTCTGGCGACCCACCACATCACGGATGTCAGCCCGTTCGGTGCCTTCCTCGAGCTATCCGCCTTCAACTACTACGCGATTGCGGCGCTGGTGCTGGTGATCGCCTCCGCCTGGTTCGACATCAACTTCGGTGCCATGCGCCGTCATGCCATCGCGGCGCGCGACGGTGAGCTTTTCGATGCCAAGCGCGGCAATCCGCCGGGCAACACCCACGTGGAAGAGTCCGAGCGTGGCCGCCCGATGGACCTGCTGATCCCGATCATCGTGCTGGTCATCGCGACCTTCTTCATGATCGTGCAGACCGGCGCCAGCGCACTGGCCGCCGAGGGTGAGGCCTTCGGCCTGATTCGCGCCTTTGAACTGACGGATGTCGCCAAATCGCTGATCATCGGCGGCGCCATCGGTCTGCTGGCTGCGGTAGCGATGCTGCTGCGGCATCGCATGGGCGCTGGTCGCAGTCTCAGCGCCATCGCCCAAGGCGCCAGCTCCATGCTGCCTGCCGTCTATATCCTCGTCTTCGCCTGGTTGCTGACCGGCATCATCGGCTCTCTGGGGACCGGTCAGTACCTCGCCACGCTGGTCGAGGGCGTCGTGTCTCCGACCTGGCTGCCGATGCTGCTGTTCGTGCTCTCCGGCCTGATGGCCTTTGCCACCGGCACCAGCTGGGGCACCTTCGGCATCATGCTGCCCATCGCCGGTGACATGGCGGCCGCCACCGAGCTCGCCATGATGCTGCCGATGATGGGGGCGGTGCTGGCCGGCTCCGTGTTCGGGGATCACTGCTCGCCGATTTCCGACACCACCATCCTGTCCTCGACGGGTGCCAGCTGCCATCACATCGATCACGTGATCACCCAGTTGCCCTACGCCCTGCTGGGTGCCGCGATCTCGCTGATCGCCTACCTGGTGATGGGCGTGACCGACAGCACCCTGTTCGGCTGGTTGAGCCTGGCGAGCCTGCTGGTCATCAGCATCGCATGGCTTGCACGCCGCGAGATGGCCGATCCAGTCGTGGCACGCACGTGA
- a CDS encoding sodium:alanine symporter family protein — MSETTSIIPAPILALIDAGNGLLWGSVLIYLLIGAGLFFTVMTKGIQFRYFRHMWKLLATSRQGSEGGISSFQALATSLAARVGTGNLAGVAVAISLGGPGAIFWMWMTALVGMSTSFIESTLAQAYKVSHDDNTFRGGPAYYIEKGLGQRWMAILFSVCLIIAFGLAFNSVQSNSIALAMEQAFSVPPWIMGVVLVVVMVPIIFGGMKRITRTAELIVPIMALLYLLLAIFVVAINITELPAALGTIFRSAFGLEQAAGGALGYTIAQAMMNGIKRGLFSNEAGMGSAPNAAAMATTKHPASQGFVQMLGVFIDTLVICTATAAIIIMSGTLGNDGGNDGIQITQVALSSQVGSWGGGFVAIAILLFAFTSLVANYSYGESNIEYIAGKKNAKAVVMVYRFAVLGMVMLGAVASLKNIWNFADLSMGAMALINLIAILLLSPLAFRIFKDYDRQHKAGKEPTFDPEQFPELKGKVDASIWKK; from the coding sequence ATGTCGGAAACAACGTCCATCATTCCAGCGCCGATTCTGGCGTTGATCGATGCAGGCAATGGCCTGCTGTGGGGCAGTGTATTGATTTACCTGCTCATCGGAGCGGGTCTCTTCTTCACGGTCATGACCAAGGGTATCCAGTTCCGTTATTTCAGGCACATGTGGAAGCTGCTGGCCACATCTCGTCAGGGCAGTGAAGGGGGTATCTCTTCCTTCCAGGCGCTGGCCACTTCTCTGGCGGCGCGCGTCGGTACCGGTAACCTCGCCGGTGTCGCCGTGGCGATTTCCCTGGGTGGCCCGGGCGCCATCTTCTGGATGTGGATGACGGCGCTGGTCGGCATGTCCACCAGTTTCATCGAGTCCACCCTGGCGCAGGCCTACAAGGTCTCCCACGATGACAATACTTTCCGTGGTGGTCCGGCCTATTACATCGAGAAGGGCCTCGGTCAGCGCTGGATGGCCATCCTGTTCTCCGTCTGTCTGATCATCGCCTTCGGTCTGGCCTTCAACTCCGTGCAGTCCAACTCCATTGCGTTGGCCATGGAGCAGGCCTTCAGCGTGCCGCCGTGGATCATGGGCGTGGTGCTGGTCGTGGTCATGGTGCCGATCATCTTCGGTGGCATGAAGCGCATCACGCGCACCGCTGAGCTGATCGTGCCGATCATGGCACTGCTCTATCTGCTGCTGGCCATCTTCGTCGTGGCCATCAACATCACCGAGCTGCCGGCGGCGCTGGGCACCATCTTCCGCAGTGCCTTCGGTCTTGAGCAGGCCGCAGGTGGCGCGCTGGGCTACACCATCGCCCAGGCGATGATGAATGGCATCAAGCGGGGTCTGTTCTCCAACGAAGCGGGTATGGGTTCCGCCCCGAACGCCGCCGCAATGGCGACCACCAAGCATCCGGCGTCCCAGGGCTTCGTCCAGATGCTGGGCGTGTTCATCGACACCCTGGTCATCTGCACTGCGACCGCGGCCATCATCATCATGAGTGGCACCCTGGGCAACGATGGCGGCAATGACGGCATCCAGATCACCCAAGTGGCGCTGTCTTCTCAGGTCGGTAGCTGGGGGGGCGGCTTCGTGGCGATCGCCATTCTGCTGTTCGCCTTCACCTCGCTGGTGGCGAACTACTCCTATGGCGAGTCCAATATCGAGTACATCGCCGGCAAGAAGAACGCCAAGGCCGTCGTCATGGTCTACCGCTTCGCCGTGCTCGGCATGGTCATGCTCGGCGCTGTCGCCAGCCTGAAGAACATCTGGAACTTCGCTGATCTGTCGATGGGCGCGATGGCCTTGATCAACCTGATCGCCATCCTGCTGCTGTCGCCGCTGGCCTTCCGTATCTTCAAGGATTACGACCGTCAGCATAAGGCCGGCAAGGAGCCGACCTTTGATCCAGAGCAGTTCCCGGAGCTCAAGGGCAAGGTCGATGCCAGCATCTGGAAGAAGTGA